In Delphinus delphis chromosome X, mDelDel1.2, whole genome shotgun sequence, the DNA window CCTGTATCCTAGAGATGGCCCTTTTAGATACTTTGCTTCTGCTGCCTTGTAATCTAATCCATCAACAGCAGAAATTGAACAAATGATTGCTTCCGGCAGAAGAACTTCCaggataaatttaattttatcatcTCTTATCAGAGTCAGCATTTTTTCATctatttgtttgtagatttcttgtaAATATTTCACCACCTCATCCAACTGATCTTCATCCTCAAAGTATGTTTCAATACAGGGTGTGAACCTATTTGCATTCAAAAATGATTTCAGCCATCTGGACCCTTTCGTGCCttttaaaatggctaaaagaTGGCTCTCTGTTCCCTTTGTATTCACAATGAAGTCCACTAGGTTCTTGTTGGCTCGGTCCCGAGCAGACTTCATTCGGTCTGGAAGAATTTTCTGGAAGGACATTTTCTTGGTCTGGGAAGTCACAACCATTGATTCCACAGGATTTTCATTTTGCAGCTTTGGAAATAAGTTCCTGAAGGTATCCTGTTTGATTACTTTCCTAAGTGGATAACTAATGTCAGCAGCATAATACTCAAGGAAAGAGCCTACAAAAGAACCACAACCTATTCTAACTCTGTAGTCACAAATCAGTGAGATGCACCAGTCAATACTTTCACTGTAGTCCTCCCTGGCTTTATCTACTAGTGCTTGTTTCTCTTTACAGTCAAATTTCTTTAATCTTCTAAAAGGCACTCTAATGCCTCTCTTTTCAGGATTCATATTTGCCTCAACAAAAAGCacacttgcttttctctcttttcgcCTGATGCTTTTTACCACTGCTGGCCAAAATggatatttttgatatttaaacCAGACTATCATTCCTGTTTCAAATGAACGTGGctcataatgaaaaatgaaacgTGGAAGTTCTTCATCTTCCTCATTGTCATCTAATATGGAAGCATCAATAGAATTTAGATGAACTGACTTGTCAGAAGCTTGAAGTTCTTCCCCAAGTTCCTCAAAATCCAGTCTCTGAagatttctttcattattcaCAAGGAGTGAATAATCCATGGCATGGTTAGAGGCACTAAAGGAAACCTGGTGTTCCCATGAAGAAGGCCTAGGGGATGCCACAACACCCATCTCTGATTCCACAGTAGGTTGATTCTGGCTGGTATCTGAGCATGG includes these proteins:
- the PWWP3B gene encoding PWWP domain-containing DNA repair factor 3B, whose product is MDAKYVLCNWQGQLWPAKVLSRSAASSNSKRKKTFSLEVQILSLDKTIKVESTETKILSKSQVEAIAFSLAAQSEVSDPPREETAYARSLKMALDILNERTNLIQASSSDEGETTTLSQNVPQKLSDSPPRKMYRKHEGDLPKCLEENENSTSLLVSSESDDSLYDDKSRVHAVIDTIPSEMETKSSQNFSWRHTFPSLSEDEDEKEIKKKIDISTIMPLHSTIKEEDVYVKDEKFTPTLQSDSFTVPKALKEEAQDICPEAPAISSECSTFSENSEDPGEGPSNPCSDTSQNQPTVESEMGVVASPRPSSWEHQVSFSASNHAMDYSLLVNNERNLQRLDFEELGEELQASDKSVHLNSIDASILDDNEEDEELPRFIFHYEPRSFETGMIVWFKYQKYPFWPAVVKSIRRKERKASVLFVEANMNPEKRGIRVPFRRLKKFDCKEKQALVDKAREDYSESIDWCISLICDYRVRIGCGSFVGSFLEYYAADISYPLRKVIKQDTFRNLFPKLQNENPVESMVVTSQTKKMSFQKILPDRMKSARDRANKNLVDFIVNTKGTESHLLAILKGTKGSRWLKSFLNANRFTPCIETYFEDEDQLDEVVKYLQEIYKQIDEKMLTLIRDDKIKFILEVLLPEAIICSISAVDGLDYKAAEAKYLKGPSLGYRERELFDAKIIFEKRRKPLTNEAP